In the Drosophila virilis strain 15010-1051.87 chromosome 4, Dvir_AGI_RSII-ME, whole genome shotgun sequence genome, CTCAACTAATAATTAATAGTAGATTATTAATGACAtctaataatttattaatgtaTAACGAGGATCGTTCGTTATTATGTAATATTATCAATAGCCTAAACTTATAATAATATgttaaactaaactaaattgAAATTAGCCTCAGCTGGCAAAGCTAACACATTTTTGATATAGAGACTTGAGCGGAGCGATGCAGGTTAGGACCATTGCGACAAGGGTCACAACTTGCATGAGGATCACGAAATCGCTGCCCTGACCCTTGAATATGCCCGTCTGCGTATAGCCGTAGAACTGGGCCAGCATGGCAATCACAAAGGTGGCCAGGCTGAGCAGCACGTGGAACGTTTTGTTGGCCAGCGGAGACACAATTCGCGACAGGCTGCGGGCCAGCACAGCGACTATTCCACTCAGCAGTGAGATCAGGCTCAGGAGAAAGGCTGCAAATCCCAGCCGGGAATGGATGGTGGGTCCAAAGTTCCAGTCGTCGCGTATGAGCTGGACCAGGCAGCCGGCCACGCCCATGCCGCCGCCAAGTATCTGGAGCACCACATGAATCGCGGTCTTGGTTTTTCGCGTGTA is a window encoding:
- the LOC6633943 gene encoding uncharacterized protein, with translation MSAEVRRANSATALQHFEAGLNVLNQLCIGFVTIWICWNCLRTGLVGIRLHVWLASFGFVFLMAEGMMCFYDGNWLTLRYTRKTKTAIHVVLQILGGGMGVAGCLVQLIRDDWNFGPTIHSRLGFAAFLLSLISLLSGIVAVLARSLSRIVSPLANKTFHVLLSLATFVIAMLAQFYGYTQTGIFKGQGSDFVILMQVVTLVAMVLTCIAPLKSLYQKCVSFAS